The genome window CATCAACAACCGCGCTGGGCTACACCGTAGTTGCCGGAGCCACAGGTACGCCCGCCGGTAATTCAGCTATCCGCGGTCTCAACCTGATCGGGAATCCTTATGCATCACCGATAGACTGGAGTACATTCAGCAGTTCTAACCCGTCAAATGCCATTTACGGCCCCAATATTAACCCAATAATATATCAACTTAAGCCAGGTACTAACACTTACGGATCTTATAATGCAACAACAGGAGCGTTGCTGAATAATGGCAGTAACATTATAGCCAGCGGACAAGGCTTTTTTGTGCAGGCCAATAACCTGGGTACCCCAGGTTTAAAATTTACAGAGAATGCCAAAGCCGTTTCTCAAACATCACCGTTTACCTATTTGGCAGGGGCTTCAACAAACAACAGCCCGTACAGTAAATATATGATACTGAACATGGCTATGGATAGTGCCACCAAAAGCGAGGTCCTTATTGGGTTTAACCCGGGTTCGTGGATGAAATACAACCAGATTGAAGACGACAGATATTTGTCCGGACAAAGTGCGCCTGTAGCGATGTGGCTCACATCAAGTGATAGTATTACCTTAGTTTCCAAATGGATGCCGTTTCCAAAAGTTACCCATGCTGATACCGCTTTTTTATCTGTAAGGGCAGCATCAAGCGGGCAGTACACTATTAATCGCAGCGATCTTACCGCAATACCGGCCCTGTACCAGATCTGGCTGATAGATAAATATAAAAAGGATTCGCTGGATCTGCGGCACAATGACAAGTATGTATTTAACGTGGATTTGAATGATGCGGGATCTTTTGGCGGTAAGCGTTTTATGGTAGTTACCCGCCAGGACCCTGCATTGGGTGTGCACTTGTTAGATTTTACCGGGACGAAGGCGAAAGGGGGAGCACAAATTGCCTGGAAAACAGAAAATGAAGACGATTATACAGGTTTTACAGTAGAACGCAGCACCGATAACGGCATAACATTTAAGGCAATCGGAGGCTTTTCATCAAACAGCATGGGCACCTATAGCCTGCTTGATAAAACGCCGCCCGATGGTGCTGATTATTACAGGTTAAAGATACAGCTTGTGGACAGTTCAATTGTTTATTCAAAAGTGGTTAAATTGATGTACGGTAATTTAAGTAACACCAAAATAAATAATGCGATAAATATTTATCCTAACCCGGCAAAAACCATAGTTAATTTAAGTATCGACCCGGTGGATGCAGGTAGCCTATCTAAAAACACAGTGTACAGTATAACCGTAATTAGCAACACCGGTTATGTAGTTAAAACCGCCACTACTACCAGCCAGCACTGGCAGGCAGATGTGAGCACCCTGGTTTCGGGCAACTATATTATCCAGGTTTTAAATAATGATAATAAAACCCTTATAGGTAAGGGTACTTTTATAAAACTGTAAACGCGGGTTTAAAGCTGTAAATATATTTCATCGGAGGTATTACTAAAAATGTATCTTTGTTTAATTTAAGGTAAGTTTGTATGCGGGCAAAGATATTTTTTAGCACATTAATAGCGCTCTTATTCAATGTTGTTTTATTGTACGGACAGGATCCTACTGCTTGTAATGATGCGGACATTGATAATTTATGCCCGCTTGATACCTGGGTTTTGTTTTTAGCAATTATAGCAGTTGCCGGGGCTGCAATCCATTTACACTTCAAACAAAAATCCCTTAGGCCGGAAGCAAAAGGGATTTAAAAAAAGCGTTATATTTTCTTTAAAAAAAGTGTTGAGGCTTTACCTGTTTGCGTAAACAGGTGTTAACTGCAGCTGATCAATTATCCCGGTAACCACTTTGGGTAAATCTTCAATGTCCTTACGCGGGTTACTGTGAACTTCGCCAACACCAAATCCGCGCCAAACAATGCGACGTGTGTTAACGTCAATCAGATCTATAATCAGTGTTCCTTCTTTAAAGTGTTCCTTTTCTGCATAAGTTGGGCCTCCGTAGGCAAATGGTGCACCGTATGCATAATAGTATGGCCTGTAAAAGCCACCCCATCCGTATCCATACCCTAAACCAAGTCCCCATCCGCCCCAACCACCATAGTATCCGCCATAATAATTAGGAGAATAGTAATTTGTGCGGGCACCGCGGCCAACTTTGCTGGTATAGCTAACTATCAGATCCGGATTTCGCTGGCTCAAACGCAGGCCTTTGGCCACCAGTGCGGTAGTGGTTGCATCCTTAATTTTAGCATCGGCCTCGCTGTTTGCCATGCTTTTATCAGATGGCGGCATCCATGCAAATGTGTGATAATTACTTAAGTTGGTTTTGTTTATGGCGGCAGTGTAATAATTGTAACGTGTACAAGCTGACAGCCCCGAAATTATCACAGCAGTCAGCGCCAAATAAATTGATCTTTTCATGATATTAACTCCCTTAT of Mucilaginibacter xinganensis contains these proteins:
- a CDS encoding DUF4136 domain-containing protein is translated as MKRSIYLALTAVIISGLSACTRYNYYTAAINKTNLSNYHTFAWMPPSDKSMANSEADAKIKDATTTALVAKGLRLSQRNPDLIVSYTSKVGRGARTNYYSPNYYGGYYGGWGGWGLGLGYGYGWGGFYRPYYYAYGAPFAYGGPTYAEKEHFKEGTLIIDLIDVNTRRIVWRGFGVGEVHSNPRKDIEDLPKVVTGIIDQLQLTPVYANR